One Dictyoglomus turgidum DSM 6724 DNA window includes the following coding sequences:
- a CDS encoding IMPACT family protein: MIREKYLTVEKEEIFEIKIERSLFIGIVSPINNRHPSDILKEVKERYKNATHYCYAYRKATGEEYFTDGGEPTGTAGIPILNALRERDLYDIIGIVIRYFGGIKLGIRGLIDAYHYTMEKTLEKAKITEKIITSDYVVRLSYKDFNAFKSEILRHFKCEVKEKFEDNVIMEIKVPIFLKDDFEKFLFKRGVEIEKL; this comes from the coding sequence ATTATAAGGGAAAAGTATTTAACAGTAGAGAAGGAAGAGATTTTTGAAATAAAAATTGAAAGGTCTTTATTTATAGGAATAGTTTCTCCTATTAATAATAGACATCCCTCTGACATATTAAAGGAAGTTAAAGAAAGATACAAAAATGCAACTCATTATTGCTATGCTTATAGAAAGGCAACAGGGGAAGAATATTTTACTGACGGGGGAGAGCCTACAGGTACTGCAGGAATTCCTATTCTAAATGCTCTGAGAGAGCGAGATTTATATGATATTATAGGAATTGTGATAAGATATTTTGGAGGAATAAAACTTGGAATAAGAGGACTAATTGATGCTTATCATTATACTATGGAAAAAACTTTAGAAAAGGCTAAAATTACAGAAAAAATTATAACTAGTGATTATGTTGTTAGGCTTTCTTACAAAGATTTTAACGCCTTTAAAAGTGAAATTTTAAGACATTTTAAATGCGAAGTGAAAGAAAAATTTGAAGATAATGTGATTATGGAAATAAAGGTTCCTATTTTTTTGAAAGATGATTTTGAAAAATTCCTTTTCAAAAGGGGGGTAGAAATTGAAAAACTCTGA
- a CDS encoding acetoin utilization protein AcuC: MKNSEGSIIWGEESFLYSFPEPHPMNRRRLESFDSEFKKFSNLSNVESPEMASYDEITLFHTKSYTDLVKEKSKTGEGYLDYGDTPAFLGCYEAASYVVGSTLKGIRLIVEGKYKRVFVPMAGLHHARRNSASGFCIFNDIGVAIEYLRKNYGIKNILYVDIDAHHGDGVFYEYVDDPHLFIADVHEDGRFLYPGTGRRDERGEKQAYGTKLNIPLLPGSGDDELLLAFEEVKNFAWEVKIEFIILQAGVDGISGDPITHLNYSIEGYGKFVEGMVDVANQTCGGKILILGGGGYNPENTKNGWMRVLRVIYGEF, from the coding sequence TTGAAAAACTCTGAAGGTAGCATAATTTGGGGAGAAGAATCTTTTTTATATTCTTTCCCTGAGCCCCATCCAATGAACCGAAGGAGACTTGAAAGCTTTGACTCAGAATTTAAAAAGTTTTCAAATTTGAGCAATGTGGAATCTCCTGAGATGGCTTCTTATGATGAAATTACTCTGTTTCATACCAAAAGTTATACGGATCTTGTTAAGGAGAAGTCAAAGACTGGAGAAGGGTATTTGGATTATGGGGATACGCCTGCTTTTTTGGGGTGTTATGAGGCTGCCTCTTATGTGGTTGGCTCTACCTTGAAAGGTATAAGGTTAATAGTGGAGGGAAAATATAAAAGGGTTTTTGTGCCTATGGCAGGCCTTCATCATGCAAGAAGAAATTCTGCTTCTGGATTCTGCATATTTAATGATATTGGGGTTGCCATTGAATATTTAAGGAAAAATTATGGAATAAAAAATATTCTCTATGTGGATATAGACGCTCATCATGGTGATGGAGTTTTTTACGAATATGTAGATGATCCCCACTTATTCATAGCTGATGTGCATGAGGATGGAAGATTTCTTTATCCTGGAACAGGAAGAAGGGACGAAAGGGGAGAAAAACAAGCTTATGGGACAAAGCTTAATATTCCTCTTCTTCCAGGTTCAGGTGATGATGAACTTTTACTTGCTTTTGAGGAAGTAAAGAATTTTGCGTGGGAGGTAAAGATTGAATTTATCATACTTCAGGCAGGAGTAGATGGTATTTCTGGAGATCCTATAACTCATTTGAATTATAGCATAGAGGGTTATGGTAAATTTGTAGAGGGAATGGTTGATGTGGCAAATCAAACATGTGGTGGTAAGATTCTTATTCTTGGGGGTGGTGGATATAATCCTGAAAATACTAAAAATGGCTGGATGAGGGTTTTGAGGGTTATTTATGGAGAGTTTTAA
- a CDS encoding GatB/YqeY domain-containing protein — protein sequence MLYERITKDYMSAMKNKDSFRAEVLSTLRSAIKYREIELREKGKELDDQEVLDVIKKEIKKRKEAIEMYKQGRREDLAEKEEKELAILQEYVPQGLSEEELKERIKSIIERVGARTMKDMGKVMKEAMAELRGFAEGEEIRRVVEELLKGE from the coding sequence ATGCTTTATGAAAGGATAACAAAGGATTATATGTCTGCGATGAAGAACAAGGATAGTTTTAGAGCGGAGGTTCTAAGTACTTTAAGATCAGCCATAAAGTACCGAGAAATAGAGTTGAGAGAAAAAGGAAAAGAGCTTGATGATCAAGAGGTTTTGGATGTAATAAAAAAAGAAATAAAAAAGAGAAAAGAGGCTATAGAAATGTATAAACAGGGTAGAAGGGAAGATTTAGCAGAAAAGGAAGAAAAGGAGCTTGCTATTTTACAGGAATATGTACCTCAGGGTTTATCAGAAGAAGAACTCAAAGAAAGAATAAAAAGTATTATTGAAAGAGTTGGGGCGAGAACCATGAAGGATATGGGGAAGGTTATGAAAGAGGCTATGGCAGAACTAAGAGGATTTGCTGAAGGAGAAGAAATAAGAAGGGTTGTGGAGGAATTATTAAAAGGTGAATGA